A stretch of Faecalibacterium duncaniae DNA encodes these proteins:
- a CDS encoding CaiB/BaiF CoA transferase family protein, with the protein MSEHMALENLTVLDLTRVLAGPFCTMMLADMGANVIKIEVPKGGDDTRTYPPFRAKNLNGERESVYFANINRNKKGITLNLKAPEGKEIFKELVKKADIVVENYRPGVMDKLGLGYDVLKEINPRIIYAAVSGFGCYGPYHLRPGYDILAQAMGGMMSITGSKGGEPTRAGSALGDILGGLHVTIGILAAVNARTITGKGQRVDVSLMDSMIAATENTALKYIETGNIPAPMGNRYAAVSPYDSFTCKGGKVIIAAGNQKLYEKLCNEVLERPDMITDPRFVDMPGRLANQDAIAEVIEERIKDLTPNEAAELVLAHGIPAGPIMNIKEILDDPHVKEREMFVEMDHPTLGKVTVNGCAIKLMDTKPSVRTPAPQLGQNNRDIFEGVLGMTEEQFNALHEKQVF; encoded by the coding sequence ATGAGTGAACATATGGCATTGGAGAACCTGACGGTTCTCGACCTGACCCGTGTGCTTGCCGGCCCCTTCTGCACCATGATGCTGGCTGACATGGGCGCAAACGTCATCAAGATCGAGGTCCCCAAAGGCGGTGACGACACCCGCACCTATCCCCCCTTCCGTGCCAAAAATCTGAATGGTGAGCGGGAAAGCGTCTATTTTGCCAACATCAACCGCAACAAAAAGGGGATCACCCTGAACCTGAAGGCCCCTGAGGGCAAGGAGATCTTCAAGGAGCTTGTCAAAAAAGCGGATATCGTGGTGGAAAACTACCGCCCCGGCGTGATGGACAAGCTGGGACTGGGCTATGATGTCCTGAAGGAGATCAATCCCCGCATCATCTATGCGGCGGTCTCCGGCTTCGGCTGCTACGGTCCCTACCACCTGCGTCCTGGCTATGATATTCTGGCTCAGGCCATGGGCGGTATGATGTCCATCACCGGTTCCAAGGGCGGAGAGCCCACCCGTGCCGGTTCGGCGCTGGGTGATATTCTGGGCGGACTTCATGTAACCATCGGCATCCTTGCCGCAGTCAACGCCCGCACCATTACCGGCAAAGGGCAGCGGGTGGACGTGAGTCTGATGGATAGCATGATTGCTGCCACTGAGAACACTGCCCTGAAGTACATCGAGACCGGCAACATCCCGGCCCCCATGGGCAACCGTTATGCCGCTGTTTCCCCCTACGACAGCTTCACCTGCAAGGGCGGCAAGGTCATCATCGCGGCAGGCAACCAGAAGCTGTACGAAAAGCTCTGCAATGAGGTGTTGGAACGCCCGGACATGATCACCGATCCCCGGTTCGTGGATATGCCGGGCCGTCTGGCCAATCAGGATGCCATTGCCGAGGTCATTGAGGAGCGGATCAAAGATCTGACCCCCAACGAGGCCGCCGAGCTGGTACTGGCCCACGGCATCCCCGCAGGCCCCATTATGAACATCAAGGAGATCCTGGACGATCCCCATGTCAAGGAGCGCGAGATGTTCGTGGAAATGGATCATCCCACCCTGGGCAAGGTCACCGTGAACGGCTGTGCCATCAAACTGATGGACACCAAGCCCTCTGTGCGCACTCCCGCTCCCCAGCTGGGGCAGAACAACCGGGATATCTTTGAGGGTGTTCTGGGCATGACCGAAGAGCAGTTCAACGCTCTGCACGAGAAACAGGTGTTCTGA
- a CDS encoding AtuA-related protein, with product MAEIYLNDIAHGRSGDKGDTSNVCVYARKPEYYKIIEREVTPEKLKAYFGDMVKGEITRYDVPSLNGFNFVMKHALGGGATMSLRLDSLGKSMGSAVMRMKIHVEDGEL from the coding sequence ATGGCAGAGATCTATCTGAACGATATTGCTCACGGCCGCTCCGGCGACAAGGGTGATACCAGCAATGTCTGTGTGTATGCACGCAAACCGGAATACTATAAGATCATTGAGCGCGAGGTGACCCCCGAAAAACTCAAAGCCTACTTTGGCGACATGGTCAAGGGCGAGATCACCCGCTACGATGTGCCCAGCCTGAACGGCTTCAACTTTGTTATGAAGCACGCTCTGGGCGGCGGTGCCACCATGAGCCTGCGTCTGGACAGCCTGGGCAAATCCATGGGCAGTGCCGTGATGCGCATGAAGATCCACGTTGAGGATGGAGAGCTGTAA
- a CDS encoding acyclic terpene utilization AtuA family protein → MKKVAIGGGQGFWGDSPDAAIHMIRNADIQYMGCDYLAELTLSIMAKQQLKDPTKGFAPDFTTRILKEAGKEAWDKHIKICTNAGGMNINGCVDGIRQWAEGNSMSGYKIGYVTGDNIKDKIPQLLKDGWTFPNFDYDGNFNDILDKIYNCNVYIGHEGIEGCLAEGADVVITGRAADSALFLAPLKYEFGWAADDWDNLARGIMAGHLLECGGQGAGGNYMYDWRNVPRMDELGFPIAELTDDTFEITKAPDCGGIICEQSCKEQFLYEVHDPANYLTPDVNVDISHATITQVGDNRVRIGGVKGKPRPDTLKLCVGYHKGWKTVSMLSFAWPDAYEKAQYCAEVIMKKMQRRGMKADDIHISYIGLNSLHLGVADMSEEALKNLNECVLRIAVFSEDKSECAKIIPEISPLQLNGPPGASFFGGRARVQEVMALWPTTVPRDAVQVESHILEVK, encoded by the coding sequence ATGAAGAAAGTTGCAATCGGCGGTGGCCAGGGCTTCTGGGGCGACAGCCCGGACGCGGCCATCCACATGATCCGCAATGCCGATATCCAGTATATGGGCTGTGATTATCTGGCAGAGCTGACCCTTTCCATCATGGCAAAGCAGCAGCTCAAGGACCCCACCAAGGGCTTTGCGCCCGACTTCACCACCCGCATCCTGAAGGAGGCCGGCAAGGAAGCCTGGGACAAGCACATCAAGATCTGCACCAACGCAGGCGGCATGAACATCAATGGCTGCGTGGACGGCATCCGCCAGTGGGCAGAAGGCAACAGCATGAGCGGTTATAAGATCGGTTATGTGACCGGCGATAACATCAAGGATAAGATCCCGCAGCTGCTGAAGGATGGCTGGACCTTCCCCAACTTCGACTACGACGGCAATTTCAACGATATTCTGGACAAGATCTACAACTGCAATGTCTACATCGGCCATGAGGGCATTGAGGGATGCCTGGCAGAGGGTGCCGATGTGGTCATCACCGGCCGTGCGGCTGACAGCGCCCTGTTCCTGGCTCCGCTGAAGTACGAATTTGGCTGGGCTGCTGACGATTGGGACAATCTGGCCCGCGGCATCATGGCAGGCCATCTGCTGGAGTGCGGCGGTCAGGGTGCCGGCGGCAACTATATGTACGACTGGCGCAATGTCCCCCGCATGGACGAGCTGGGCTTCCCCATCGCAGAGCTGACCGATGATACCTTTGAGATCACCAAGGCTCCCGACTGCGGCGGCATCATCTGCGAACAGAGCTGCAAGGAGCAGTTCCTGTACGAGGTCCACGATCCCGCCAACTACCTGACCCCGGATGTCAACGTGGATATCAGCCATGCTACCATCACTCAGGTGGGTGACAACCGTGTCCGCATCGGCGGTGTCAAGGGCAAGCCCCGCCCCGACACGCTCAAGCTCTGCGTGGGTTACCACAAGGGCTGGAAGACTGTTTCCATGCTGAGCTTTGCATGGCCTGATGCCTACGAAAAGGCTCAGTACTGCGCCGAGGTCATCATGAAGAAGATGCAGCGCCGCGGCATGAAGGCCGACGACATCCACATCAGCTACATCGGCCTGAACAGCCTGCATCTGGGCGTGGCCGATATGAGCGAAGAGGCACTGAAGAACCTGAACGAGTGCGTGCTGCGCATTGCTGTGTTCAGTGAGGACAAGAGCGAGTGCGCCAAGATCATTCCCGAGATCAGCCCTCTGCAGCTGAACGGCCCTCCGGGTGCCTCCTTCTTCGGCGGCCGTGCCCGCGTGCAGGAAGTGATGGCACTGTGGCCCACCACCGTGCCCCGCGATGCCGTACAGGTTGAAAGTCACATTCTGGAGGTGAAGTAA